The proteins below are encoded in one region of Cellvibrio zantedeschiae:
- the kduI gene encoding 5-dehydro-4-deoxy-D-glucuronate isomerase — protein sequence MKKIEERFAVHVDDYKHYDTEKLRKHFLIENVFAADEILFTYTHYERLMVGGVMPVNKSVKLEPIDQLKADYFLHRRELGAINIGGNGKVTVDGEVFDIGTKEALYIGRGAKEVFFSSDDATNPAKFYLNSTPAHCAYPTKKVNKENSKVLHMGAGDTCNERDIYQLMISTVLDTCQLQMGMTELKPGSIWNTMPMHTHSRRMEAYFYFNIPQDHAVCHFMGPAEETRHIWVGNEQAVVSPPWSMHSGVGTANYTFIWGMAGENHDYTDMDFHKPSEVR from the coding sequence ATGAAAAAGATTGAAGAACGTTTTGCAGTCCATGTTGATGACTACAAACACTACGACACCGAAAAACTGCGTAAACATTTTTTAATTGAAAATGTATTCGCTGCTGACGAAATATTGTTCACCTATACCCACTACGAGCGTCTTATGGTTGGCGGTGTTATGCCGGTGAACAAATCAGTAAAACTGGAACCTATTGATCAATTAAAAGCTGATTATTTTTTGCATCGCCGCGAACTCGGCGCTATCAATATTGGCGGAAACGGAAAAGTAACGGTTGACGGTGAAGTATTTGATATAGGTACCAAAGAAGCGCTCTATATTGGCCGCGGCGCCAAAGAAGTTTTTTTTAGCAGCGACGACGCCACCAATCCCGCGAAATTTTATTTGAATTCAACCCCGGCGCATTGCGCATATCCCACTAAAAAAGTGAACAAAGAAAACAGCAAAGTGTTACATATGGGCGCAGGCGATACCTGTAACGAGCGCGACATTTATCAATTGATGATTAGCACTGTACTCGATACCTGCCAATTACAAATGGGCATGACCGAATTAAAGCCCGGTAGCATTTGGAACACCATGCCAATGCATACTCACAGCCGCCGTATGGAAGCCTATTTTTATTTCAACATTCCGCAAGATCATGCAGTGTGTCACTTCATGGGCCCAGCAGAAGAAACTCGCCACATTTGGGTAGGTAATGAACAAGCTGTAGTGTCACCACCATGGTCTATGCACTCAGGTGTAGGCACTGCAAATTACACCTTTATTTGGGGCATGGCTGGCGAAAACCATGATTACACCGATATGGATTTTCATAAGCCAAGCGAAGTGAGATAA
- a CDS encoding glycoside hydrolase family 88 protein, giving the protein MNQIKSSKYFMLTLLSAGLLSACTNEKSTNLTPPVAIAAPIATIEATNPSNFARTQEPLYFSLYDLGLANDDAKAKYLVAQQDGKILPSQLIDTDMDSKPDTFLVVPDFAAAQTQKFSIVSDASIKVPALKKQTQAEISIKEGGQWNGKVYENFTHFKNVQKFTPPPQYTDHSYFIRYEGPGIESDKTAYRVYLDWRNGFDIFGKKTSDMVLQNVGQKDYEDYHHDAPWGQDILKVGKTLGTGGYGFWNGKSVDLVSKVKTWDATIVENGALYSAFNIKYNQWEVNNTVVDLSSTIAMNAGSRLAHTRLALSIPPTTEAKVHPKLILTEKIPNIAIGVVKHKDTKLILGNETVSGNAWTYAASWGKQSLSGPDDYVGMAVIFKRGDRELQTEDAGSYVTVMKNLNAELEYYFVATWDKEINAIKTEAEFKAYLDQEVERLTKTTRIELQTTLGAADKKKKLDANEALAWSKRLADSDIARKTFTFGYGSWDDVRDRKAKFDYDMSGLHIMALQELNKVSPDPKYANAAEAVTGTFVSDAGEIHTFKPDLFSIDLTNPGRVLINLETATHKEKYRKSVDFLRAQLKKHPRTSEGAFWHRITYPNQLWLDGVYMGIPFLVQYAATYETGATQHKSFKEAVHEFEISRNRLRDPKNGLYFHAWDESKKAIWADKHTGLASQYWARGSGWLAMAMVDVLDYLPESETELRKTMINMINEFAETIVRYQDPETGTWWQILDKPNAIGNYRESSASAMYSYFLSKAVNKGYLPQTYSDAATKAFSGLVNEFISMHHDGKISFNMQCQVAGLGFGRDGTYDYYMTEPIVSDDPKGNGPFILAGIETYKMLKK; this is encoded by the coding sequence TTGAATCAGATTAAATCATCCAAGTATTTTATGTTGACGCTTCTCAGCGCTGGTTTGCTGAGTGCATGCACCAACGAAAAATCAACGAACCTCACGCCACCCGTAGCAATTGCCGCACCCATAGCCACAATTGAAGCAACCAATCCGAGCAATTTTGCACGCACGCAAGAGCCGCTTTATTTTTCACTTTATGATTTAGGCTTGGCGAATGATGATGCCAAAGCAAAATATTTAGTTGCGCAGCAAGATGGCAAAATTTTGCCAAGCCAATTAATTGATACCGATATGGACAGCAAGCCCGACACCTTTTTAGTTGTGCCCGATTTTGCTGCTGCCCAAACCCAAAAATTCAGCATAGTAAGTGATGCCAGCATTAAAGTTCCCGCACTTAAAAAGCAAACCCAAGCCGAAATTTCCATTAAAGAAGGTGGTCAATGGAATGGTAAGGTTTACGAAAATTTTACCCACTTTAAAAACGTCCAAAAATTTACTCCGCCACCACAGTACACAGACCACTCTTATTTTATCCGCTACGAAGGCCCCGGTATTGAATCAGACAAGACGGCCTATCGCGTTTATTTAGATTGGCGCAATGGCTTCGATATCTTCGGTAAAAAAACCAGTGACATGGTTTTGCAAAATGTTGGGCAAAAAGATTATGAAGACTACCACCACGATGCACCTTGGGGTCAGGATATTTTAAAAGTGGGTAAAACCCTGGGGACCGGTGGGTATGGATTTTGGAACGGTAAATCCGTCGATCTCGTATCAAAAGTAAAAACCTGGGATGCCACGATTGTAGAAAACGGTGCACTCTACTCTGCATTCAATATCAAATACAACCAATGGGAAGTGAATAATACTGTTGTCGATTTATCTTCAACTATCGCCATGAATGCAGGCAGCCGCTTGGCACATACACGTTTAGCTTTATCCATACCGCCAACTACAGAAGCTAAAGTACACCCTAAATTAATCCTCACGGAAAAAATCCCCAACATTGCTATTGGTGTTGTTAAGCATAAAGACACCAAACTCATTTTGGGGAATGAAACCGTATCAGGTAACGCCTGGACTTACGCCGCCAGCTGGGGCAAACAAAGTTTAAGTGGTCCAGATGATTATGTAGGCATGGCCGTTATTTTCAAACGTGGTGACCGCGAGCTGCAAACAGAAGATGCAGGTTCTTACGTTACCGTAATGAAAAACCTTAACGCCGAACTCGAATATTATTTTGTGGCGACTTGGGATAAAGAAATCAACGCAATTAAAACTGAAGCCGAGTTCAAAGCCTATTTGGACCAGGAAGTTGAACGCCTGACCAAAACGACTCGCATTGAATTGCAAACAACCTTGGGCGCTGCTGACAAGAAAAAAAAACTGGACGCAAATGAAGCCCTAGCCTGGAGCAAGCGTCTTGCTGATTCAGATATTGCCCGCAAAACATTTACCTTCGGCTACGGCAGTTGGGATGACGTGCGCGATCGTAAAGCAAAATTTGATTACGATATGAGCGGCTTGCATATCATGGCGCTACAAGAACTTAATAAAGTATCGCCAGATCCTAAATACGCCAATGCAGCAGAGGCAGTGACTGGCACATTCGTTTCAGATGCAGGTGAAATACACACTTTCAAACCGGATTTGTTCAGTATTGATTTAACTAATCCCGGCCGCGTATTAATTAATTTAGAAACCGCTACGCACAAAGAAAAATATCGTAAGTCCGTAGATTTTTTACGTGCACAATTGAAAAAACATCCGCGTACATCAGAAGGCGCATTTTGGCATCGTATTACTTACCCGAACCAGTTGTGGCTAGACGGTGTCTATATGGGCATTCCATTCCTTGTGCAATATGCAGCCACTTATGAAACCGGGGCCACTCAGCACAAGAGTTTTAAAGAAGCAGTACACGAATTTGAAATCTCCCGCAATCGCTTACGCGACCCTAAAAATGGTTTGTATTTCCATGCTTGGGATGAATCCAAAAAAGCAATTTGGGCAGATAAACACACCGGCCTCGCATCACAATACTGGGCTCGTGGTTCAGGTTGGCTAGCCATGGCAATGGTTGATGTTTTGGATTATTTACCGGAATCTGAAACTGAATTACGAAAAACAATGATCAACATGATCAATGAATTTGCCGAGACCATTGTGCGCTACCAAGATCCTGAAACCGGTACATGGTGGCAAATTCTGGATAAACCAAACGCAATTGGAAACTATCGTGAATCAAGCGCAAGCGCCATGTACTCATACTTTTTATCCAAAGCCGTTAACAAAGGTTATTTACCGCAGACCTATAGTGATGCGGCAACTAAAGCCTTTAGCGGATTGGTAAACGAATTTATCAGCATGCATCATGACGGCAAAATTAGTTTTAACATGCAGTGCCAGGTTGCCGGTTTGGGCTTTGGCCGCGATGGCACCTATGACTACTACATGACCGAACCTATTGTGTCCGACGACCCCAAAGGCAACGGCCCCTTTATTTTAGCGGGCATTGAAACTTACAAAATGCTGAAGAAATAA
- a CDS encoding TonB-dependent receptor, which yields MSNKFKINPLVLAMAVAMPTTVFAQDDQVEEIVVSGFRASQAKALDAKRDATGSVDAIMASDIAEFPDNNLAESLQRIPGVAITRSGGEGRNISVRGLSAQYTRIRINGMETSTTTGGTDATGGNNRGRSFDFNVFSSDLFSSLVVHKTGSADVDEGSLGATVDMRAPRPFDKEGFVFTANGQLGYNDLSKEQDPAGGFLISNTFADGKFGALFSYSYGERSILDQGTSTVRWSNAAAEKFGKYKGTTVLATDALTTAFHPRIPRYDSYETNLSREGMSASLQFRPTDATEISFDALKSNYEATRKEKFLEASMNGNQNASVNILDYEIQGNSLVYATMTGARLLAESREDNMTTDYSMYTLSGKHDFSDRFRIDAMIGKSRSDFDNPIQNTIIMQANNQNLTWDYRNGDARITVGDSAFVPASWSINSVRQRPQATENNYDAANFNLGFDVNDTFTLKAGAARKKFEFNTWQEAYLGGEGLGTAANCALTGNTTATNTASPSCGVNLLQSADLIVKYDSGLGQDVPWLLPNRALVMDTFKLWDKPMTTAESSTARSSTFDVTEETDSEYVQVEFKTELAGLPFRGDFGVRHFSTDQKSSGWVQRNKVWVQEYVTRSYSDTLPSINLVLEPTEDVLIRAAYSEGIARSNMGNLTNDTNVTYTGTNRAITINNPNLMPSKAKSYDLGVEWYFAPESALGFALFRKDVDTFVQTVPDSLTFAQLGLSADLAVAACGTSYGANTNCNENLPWGVSRPANAPGGVINGYEINYQQPFTFLPGFWQNFGFIGSFTHVSSDMDYITASTTTTGGTIVTTQTLTNAPLLSLSPNASSATIYYEKDAFKARISVAKRDGYLTLAVKDSNSNYQNGTNGTTNVDAQVSYDFNDHFKVTLDMLNLTNEIDDQWVESTEPRLSYVHETGRQFNLGVNYKF from the coding sequence ATGAGCAATAAATTTAAAATCAATCCGCTGGTACTGGCGATGGCGGTTGCAATGCCGACGACTGTATTCGCACAAGACGATCAAGTTGAAGAGATTGTGGTAAGCGGCTTCCGCGCCAGCCAGGCAAAAGCACTGGATGCAAAACGCGATGCAACAGGCTCTGTAGACGCTATCATGGCTTCTGACATTGCAGAATTCCCCGACAACAACCTCGCGGAATCTTTGCAACGTATTCCTGGTGTTGCAATCACGCGTTCAGGCGGCGAAGGCCGTAACATTTCAGTGCGCGGTTTGAGCGCGCAATACACTCGCATCCGTATTAACGGCATGGAAACTTCAACCACCACGGGTGGTACTGATGCGACCGGCGGTAACAACCGCGGCCGTAGTTTTGACTTCAACGTTTTCTCTTCAGATCTGTTCAGCTCTTTGGTTGTCCACAAAACCGGTTCTGCAGATGTAGATGAAGGTTCATTAGGTGCGACCGTTGATATGCGCGCACCACGTCCATTCGATAAAGAAGGCTTCGTATTTACTGCGAATGGTCAATTGGGCTACAACGATCTTTCTAAAGAACAAGATCCTGCTGGCGGCTTCTTAATTAGCAACACATTTGCTGATGGAAAATTCGGCGCATTGTTCTCTTACTCTTACGGTGAGCGCAGTATTCTCGACCAAGGTACCAGTACTGTGCGTTGGAGTAACGCCGCTGCTGAAAAATTTGGTAAATACAAAGGCACAACTGTTTTAGCAACAGATGCATTGACCACCGCATTCCACCCACGTATTCCACGTTACGATTCATACGAAACTAACTTGTCACGTGAAGGCATGAGCGCGTCTTTGCAATTCCGCCCAACTGATGCAACTGAAATTAGTTTTGATGCATTGAAATCAAATTATGAAGCTACCCGTAAGGAAAAATTCCTTGAGGCTTCAATGAACGGCAACCAAAACGCCAGCGTGAATATTCTTGATTACGAAATTCAAGGCAACAGTTTGGTGTATGCAACCATGACCGGTGCACGTCTCTTGGCAGAAAGCCGTGAAGACAATATGACCACCGATTACTCTATGTATACCTTGTCAGGAAAGCATGACTTCAGCGATAGATTCCGTATTGATGCAATGATTGGCAAATCAAGATCTGATTTTGATAACCCGATTCAGAACACCATCATTATGCAAGCGAACAACCAAAACCTTACATGGGATTATCGCAACGGTGACGCTCGCATCACCGTGGGTGATAGCGCATTTGTTCCAGCAAGTTGGAGCATTAACAGTGTGCGTCAACGCCCACAAGCTACCGAAAATAATTACGATGCAGCCAACTTTAATCTTGGCTTTGACGTAAATGATACCTTCACCTTAAAAGCAGGCGCAGCCAGAAAGAAATTTGAATTTAATACCTGGCAAGAAGCTTACCTCGGTGGTGAGGGTCTGGGCACTGCAGCAAACTGTGCGCTTACTGGCAACACCACTGCAACTAACACGGCAAGCCCATCGTGCGGCGTGAACTTGTTGCAAAGTGCAGATTTAATAGTGAAATATGATTCTGGTTTGGGTCAAGATGTACCTTGGTTGTTGCCTAACCGTGCATTAGTTATGGACACATTTAAGCTTTGGGACAAGCCAATGACTACTGCAGAAAGCAGCACTGCGCGCAGCAGCACATTTGATGTTACTGAAGAAACCGATAGCGAATACGTACAAGTGGAATTCAAAACCGAACTGGCTGGCTTGCCATTCCGTGGTGATTTCGGCGTGCGTCACTTCTCTACCGACCAAAAGTCGAGCGGTTGGGTACAACGTAACAAAGTATGGGTACAAGAGTATGTTACCCGCAGCTACTCAGACACTTTGCCGTCAATCAATTTGGTACTCGAGCCAACAGAAGACGTGTTGATTCGTGCAGCTTACTCTGAAGGTATTGCGCGTTCCAACATGGGTAACTTGACTAACGATACCAACGTAACTTACACAGGTACCAACCGCGCAATCACTATCAACAACCCTAACTTGATGCCATCAAAAGCCAAGAGTTACGACTTGGGTGTTGAATGGTATTTCGCACCAGAATCTGCGTTAGGTTTTGCACTATTCAGAAAAGATGTTGATACCTTTGTACAAACCGTACCTGATAGCCTCACTTTCGCTCAACTCGGTTTGTCCGCTGACTTGGCAGTGGCTGCATGCGGAACTTCTTACGGCGCAAATACAAACTGTAATGAAAACTTGCCATGGGGTGTATCACGTCCTGCTAACGCGCCAGGCGGTGTTATCAACGGTTATGAAATCAACTATCAACAACCATTTACCTTCTTGCCTGGTTTCTGGCAGAACTTTGGTTTCATAGGTTCTTTCACTCACGTTTCGTCTGACATGGATTATATTACTGCCTCAACTACAACTACAGGCGGCACGATTGTCACCACTCAAACATTAACCAACGCGCCACTCTTGAGCTTGTCACCTAACGCTTCAAGCGCAACTATTTACTACGAGAAAGATGCATTTAAAGCGCGTATCTCTGTTGCAAAACGTGATGGTTATTTAACACTTGCAGTGAAAGACTCCAACTCCAACTACCAAAATGGTACCAATGGCACCACCAACGTAGATGCTCAAGTTTCTTACGATTTCAACGATCATTTCAAAGTCACTCTTGATATGCTCAACTTAACCAACGAAATTGATGATCAATGGGTTGAATCTACCGAACCACGTTTGTCTTACGTTCACGAGACTGGCAGACAATTTAACCTGGGTGTGAATTACAAATTCTAA
- a CDS encoding glycoside hydrolase family 28 protein: MNKPISQLSRRTFLASGLASAGLGLTGCAALSGTQDKQLRELTHNSDKAWAGARKILRETKTPHFPKRDFLVTDFGAKADGSNNSQAFANAITKCHESGGGRVLVPKGEFVTGPIHLLSNVNLHLEEGCTLLFSTNPKDYLPVVFTRWEGMEMMGYSPLVYAFQQENIALTGKGTLNGQADEFTWWPWKGGKWKSGKNWSKDGVPTQDAARKQLERDAEANRPVSERIYGEGAQLRPPFVQFYSCNTCLIEDVTITRAPFWLINPVLCQDVTVRGVTCSSLGPNSDGCDPESCKNVVIENCYFDTGDDCIAIKSGRNADGRRLNVPSENIVIRNCKMRNGHGGVVIGSEISGGARNIFAENCEMSSHDLERGLRFKTNSVRGGTIENVYFRNIDIGDVQTALVIDFGYEEGDTGQFTPTVKNIEVRNLRCKNAKQIFNVKGYERSPIRNLHLINVQFDQPADVGKLENMDGFVAKNVSIAGKPFSI, from the coding sequence GTGAATAAACCCATAAGTCAATTGAGCCGTCGTACCTTTCTAGCTTCAGGCCTGGCCTCTGCAGGTTTGGGTTTGACAGGCTGTGCTGCGCTTTCTGGCACACAGGACAAGCAACTCAGGGAGCTCACGCACAACTCTGACAAAGCTTGGGCTGGTGCGCGCAAGATCCTGCGCGAGACCAAAACGCCTCACTTCCCCAAACGCGATTTTCTGGTTACCGACTTTGGTGCTAAAGCGGATGGCAGCAACAACAGCCAGGCATTTGCAAACGCGATTACCAAGTGCCACGAGAGCGGTGGCGGCCGTGTTTTAGTGCCTAAAGGCGAATTTGTAACCGGCCCTATTCACCTACTATCAAACGTGAACTTACATTTGGAAGAAGGTTGCACACTGCTATTTAGCACCAACCCAAAAGATTATTTACCCGTGGTTTTTACCCGTTGGGAAGGCATGGAAATGATGGGCTACTCGCCCCTGGTTTACGCCTTCCAGCAGGAAAATATTGCACTGACAGGTAAGGGCACTCTCAATGGCCAAGCAGATGAATTTACCTGGTGGCCGTGGAAAGGCGGCAAGTGGAAAAGCGGGAAAAACTGGAGCAAAGACGGTGTCCCAACCCAGGACGCAGCGCGTAAGCAACTTGAACGAGATGCTGAAGCCAACCGCCCAGTAAGCGAAAGAATTTATGGTGAAGGCGCGCAATTACGTCCGCCGTTTGTACAGTTCTACAGCTGCAACACCTGCCTGATTGAAGACGTCACCATTACCCGTGCGCCCTTTTGGTTGATCAACCCTGTGCTTTGCCAAGACGTCACAGTGCGCGGCGTAACCTGTTCGAGCCTTGGCCCTAACTCAGATGGTTGCGATCCAGAATCTTGCAAAAATGTAGTGATTGAAAATTGTTATTTCGACACAGGCGACGATTGCATTGCGATTAAATCCGGCCGCAACGCTGATGGCCGCCGCTTAAATGTTCCTTCAGAAAATATCGTCATCCGCAATTGCAAAATGCGCAACGGCCACGGCGGTGTTGTTATCGGCAGTGAAATTTCTGGCGGTGCGCGCAATATTTTTGCCGAGAATTGTGAAATGAGCAGCCATGATCTTGAACGCGGCTTGCGCTTTAAAACCAACTCCGTACGCGGCGGCACTATCGAAAATGTGTACTTCCGCAATATCGATATTGGCGATGTACAAACCGCGTTGGTAATTGATTTTGGTTACGAAGAAGGCGACACCGGACAATTCACGCCCACGGTAAAAAATATTGAAGTGCGCAATTTGCGCTGCAAAAACGCCAAACAAATTTTTAATGTGAAAGGTTACGAACGCTCACCTATTCGCAACTTGCATTTAATTAACGTGCAATTTGACCAGCCGGCCGATGTAGGCAAGCTTGAAAATATGGATGGCTTTGTCGCCAAAAACGTAAGCATTGCCGGAAAGCCTTTTTCAATTTAG
- a CDS encoding UxaA family hydrolase: MSNILRLHELDNVGICKVALPAGTQLITSELRLLNDIPALHKVALRDINEGEAILKYGQTMGFANQFIPAGAHVHVHNCVMGDADKDYGFCSKSTATEFVPAGERATFRGYKRVNGKVGTRNYIGILTTVNCSATVARAVAQHFTFSGELKNYPNVDGVVALTHETGCGMRSDGEGYETLRRTFDGYARHPNFGGVMMVGLGCETMQVSRVLQESGLAGSETFCSYTIQDEGGTRVSVEKGIETLRKMLPLVNKFERETVPASELMIGLQCGGSDALSGVTANPALGIAGDILIRHGGTVILSETPEIYGAEHLLTQRASNPEVAEQLLARIKWWEEYTARNDFELNNNPSPGNKAGGLTTIMEKSLGAQAKSGSTNLNGVYLYAEHIAQKGLVFMDSPGYDPVSATGQVASGAQIICFTTGRGSAFGCKPAPCIKLSSNTPLYERMKEDIDINCGGVLDGEISLYECGEKIFQEILKIASGEETKSEALGYGDNEFTPWKIGATV, from the coding sequence GTGAGCAACATTCTTCGTTTGCATGAGTTGGATAATGTCGGCATCTGTAAAGTCGCGTTACCCGCAGGAACCCAATTAATTACGTCTGAGTTGCGCTTGTTGAATGACATTCCTGCGCTCCACAAAGTCGCCCTGCGCGATATCAACGAGGGTGAAGCCATCCTCAAGTATGGCCAGACCATGGGGTTTGCCAACCAATTTATTCCTGCAGGCGCCCACGTGCATGTGCACAACTGCGTGATGGGCGATGCGGATAAAGATTACGGATTTTGCAGTAAGTCTACTGCGACTGAATTTGTTCCCGCTGGTGAGCGCGCGACCTTCCGCGGCTACAAGCGTGTGAACGGCAAAGTGGGTACCCGCAATTATATTGGCATTTTGACCACGGTTAATTGCTCCGCAACCGTTGCGCGCGCTGTGGCCCAGCACTTCACTTTCTCTGGCGAGTTGAAAAATTATCCTAATGTGGACGGCGTAGTTGCCCTGACCCACGAGACAGGTTGCGGTATGCGTTCCGATGGCGAAGGTTATGAAACCTTGCGCCGCACCTTCGATGGTTATGCGCGTCACCCGAATTTTGGTGGTGTGATGATGGTTGGCCTCGGCTGCGAAACCATGCAAGTCAGCCGCGTTTTGCAAGAGAGTGGTTTGGCGGGTAGCGAAACTTTTTGCTCTTACACAATTCAAGACGAAGGCGGTACGCGTGTCTCCGTTGAAAAGGGTATTGAGACCCTGCGCAAAATGTTGCCGCTAGTTAACAAGTTCGAGCGCGAAACTGTACCTGCAAGCGAGTTGATGATTGGTTTGCAATGCGGCGGTTCCGATGCGCTTTCCGGCGTAACTGCAAACCCTGCGCTTGGGATTGCAGGCGATATTTTAATTCGCCACGGCGGTACCGTGATTTTATCCGAGACACCAGAAATTTACGGCGCTGAACATTTGCTAACGCAGCGTGCGTCTAATCCTGAAGTTGCAGAACAATTACTCGCGCGCATCAAGTGGTGGGAAGAGTACACCGCGCGCAACGATTTTGAATTGAACAACAATCCATCGCCTGGCAACAAAGCCGGTGGTTTAACCACCATCATGGAAAAATCCTTGGGCGCGCAAGCAAAAAGTGGTTCAACCAATTTGAACGGTGTTTATCTCTACGCAGAACACATTGCGCAAAAAGGCCTGGTGTTTATGGATAGCCCGGGTTATGACCCTGTGTCTGCCACCGGGCAAGTTGCCTCGGGCGCACAAATTATTTGTTTTACCACCGGACGCGGTTCTGCGTTTGGCTGCAAGCCTGCGCCGTGTATTAAATTGTCTAGTAATACTCCGCTTTACGAGCGCATGAAAGAAGATATTGATATCAATTGCGGCGGCGTATTGGATGGCGAAATTAGTTTGTATGAGTGCGGCGAAAAAATCTTTCAAGAAATTCTAAAGATTGCTTCTGGCGAAGAAACCAAGAGTGAAGCGCTGGGTTATGGTGACAATGAATTTACTCCGTGGAAGATTGGGGCAACAGTATAA
- a CDS encoding Re/Si-specific NAD(P)(+) transhydrogenase subunit alpha, with protein sequence MKIAVMKERREHERRVAATPETVKKFIGLGFRVAVEMGAGEASRISDADYIAAGATIETDLAVLLGDANIVLKVQRPLLASEVLAGEGKVDELAYFKRGAILLAILSPYANTAAIYAYAAADVTAISLEFVPRITRAQSMDVLSSQSNLAGYRAVIEAIHVFDRAMPMMMTAAGTIAPARVMVLGAGVAGLQAIATAKRLGAVVSATDVRAASKEQVESLGGKFVMVESEEVANAETSGGYAKEMSDDYKRRQAELVAETLKKQDIAICTALIPGRRAPVLINDEMVYSMRPGSVIVDLAAEQGGNCSLTKPGEVVEVNGVSIIGVLNIPSRLSTDASALYAKNLLNYLMPHVHPETHAFKLNWHDEIVLASSLTHAGEIIHPTFKH encoded by the coding sequence ATGAAAATTGCAGTGATGAAAGAGCGTCGCGAGCATGAACGACGCGTTGCTGCTACACCAGAGACGGTTAAAAAATTTATTGGATTGGGATTCCGTGTTGCAGTTGAAATGGGTGCGGGTGAAGCGAGTCGCATTAGTGATGCTGACTATATTGCCGCTGGCGCCACTATAGAAACTGATTTGGCTGTGCTGTTGGGCGATGCCAATATTGTATTGAAAGTTCAGCGTCCATTGCTTGCCAGTGAAGTGCTTGCAGGTGAGGGCAAAGTTGATGAGCTGGCTTACTTTAAGCGCGGCGCAATCTTGTTGGCGATTTTATCACCCTACGCAAACACTGCGGCGATTTACGCCTACGCAGCTGCAGATGTCACCGCAATATCACTCGAATTTGTACCGCGCATTACGCGTGCGCAAAGTATGGATGTATTGAGTTCGCAAAGTAATTTGGCAGGTTATCGCGCAGTTATTGAAGCGATTCATGTATTTGATCGTGCTATGCCCATGATGATGACGGCAGCGGGCACTATAGCTCCCGCTCGCGTGATGGTATTGGGTGCTGGTGTTGCGGGTTTGCAAGCAATTGCAACTGCAAAACGCTTAGGGGCGGTGGTATCCGCAACTGATGTTCGCGCTGCATCCAAAGAACAAGTTGAAAGCCTTGGCGGAAAATTTGTCATGGTGGAAAGCGAAGAAGTCGCCAATGCAGAAACATCTGGTGGCTACGCAAAAGAAATGAGTGATGACTACAAGCGTCGTCAAGCCGAATTGGTTGCAGAAACTTTAAAGAAACAAGATATAGCAATTTGCACCGCATTAATTCCCGGTCGCCGCGCACCGGTATTAATTAATGATGAAATGGTCTACTCCATGCGCCCGGGTTCAGTAATTGTCGATCTCGCGGCAGAGCAAGGTGGTAATTGTAGTTTGACGAAGCCTGGAGAAGTTGTTGAGGTAAATGGTGTTTCAATTATTGGCGTTCTGAATATTCCCAGTCGTTTATCGACCGATGCCAGTGCGCTCTATGCCAAAAATCTATTGAATTATTTAATGCCGCACGTTCATCCGGAAACCCATGCATTCAAATTGAATTGGCATGACGAAATTGTGCTGGCTTCCAGCTTAACCCACGCGGGCGAAATTATTCACCCGACCTTCAAACATTAG
- a CDS encoding proton-translocating transhydrogenase family protein, which yields MDANFISQLSIFVLAIFVGYYVVWSVTPALHTPLMAVTNAISSVIIVGAIIAVGPADMSLAKVLGFIAMVLAAINIFGGFTVTQRMLAMYKKKN from the coding sequence GTGGACGCGAATTTTATCTCTCAATTATCCATTTTTGTGTTGGCTATTTTTGTAGGTTACTACGTGGTGTGGAGCGTAACGCCCGCGTTGCACACACCGCTTATGGCGGTTACCAATGCAATTTCCAGTGTCATTATTGTGGGAGCAATAATTGCTGTTGGGCCTGCTGATATGAGCCTTGCAAAGGTGCTGGGCTTTATCGCCATGGTGTTGGCTGCAATCAATATTTTTGGTGGTTTTACCGTTACTCAGCGAATGCTGGCTATGTATAAAAAGAAAAATTAA